One window of Dyadobacter sandarakinus genomic DNA carries:
- a CDS encoding plasmid mobilization protein, with protein sequence MEEGVEKSQRFKKSRGGRPPKKVKRSSQLMVRLTETERFLIDSKAKDAGLKPSAWIRQAANKAKVIARLSPGDASVLRMLAGLANNLNQLMRFANMQGLLHDVTRSRKLISDIDDLVQKLRSDDR encoded by the coding sequence ATGGAAGAGGGTGTAGAGAAAAGTCAAAGGTTCAAGAAATCCAGGGGCGGCAGGCCTCCCAAGAAGGTCAAGCGAAGCAGCCAACTGATGGTCAGGTTGACAGAAACGGAGCGGTTCCTGATCGACTCAAAAGCCAAAGATGCGGGCCTCAAACCAAGCGCCTGGATCAGGCAGGCTGCAAACAAAGCGAAGGTCATCGCGAGGCTATCGCCGGGCGATGCATCGGTACTCCGGATGCTGGCAGGGCTGGCCAATAACCTCAATCAGCTGATGCGATTTGCGAATATGCAAGGGCTGCTACATGATGTGACCCGGTCCAGAAAACTCATCTCCGATATTGACGATCTAGTACAAAAACTCAGAAGCGATGATCGGTAA
- a CDS encoding relaxase/mobilization nuclease domain-containing protein, protein MIGKVIVGSSFSGAVKYIVQKQQAKVLGGEGIRLMNVKSMVDDFNMQRMLNPELGKAVGHLVLSWSQMDAPKLSEKILMERAKQYLEKMKIQDTQYLVVEHRDTKHPHIHILYNRVDNSGRSISDKFQRRLNQKVCKEMTLEHGYHLAKDKSQVNRQQLKGADKIRYELSDTIQRASKFASSWGELETVLASKDIRLIYKYKSGTQQVEGISFEKDGMVFKGSKVDRSLSYGRLNNTISANSRRQFRGISTVNTGTKMNIPTTKSAQVTVAEQPSSEPDLIDTLLSPVHQNDPEQIRQQQIKKRKKSRGLHL, encoded by the coding sequence ATGATCGGTAAAGTGATAGTCGGGAGCAGCTTCTCCGGGGCTGTCAAGTACATTGTCCAAAAGCAACAGGCCAAAGTGCTGGGTGGGGAAGGTATACGTTTAATGAACGTCAAATCGATGGTGGATGATTTCAATATGCAGCGCATGCTTAATCCCGAGCTCGGCAAAGCGGTCGGTCACCTGGTACTAAGTTGGAGCCAGATGGATGCGCCCAAACTCTCTGAAAAAATCCTGATGGAAAGGGCTAAACAGTACCTGGAAAAAATGAAAATCCAGGATACCCAGTACCTGGTCGTCGAGCACCGGGATACAAAACACCCGCACATCCACATACTTTATAACCGGGTCGATAACTCCGGCCGCTCGATTTCGGACAAGTTCCAACGACGGCTAAACCAGAAGGTTTGTAAGGAAATGACCTTGGAGCACGGCTACCACCTGGCAAAGGACAAATCGCAGGTGAACCGCCAGCAGCTTAAAGGCGCTGACAAAATCAGATACGAGCTTTCCGACACGATCCAGCGGGCCAGCAAATTTGCGTCCAGCTGGGGAGAGCTTGAAACGGTGCTGGCATCGAAGGATATCCGGTTGATTTACAAATACAAGTCCGGCACGCAGCAAGTAGAAGGGATCAGTTTTGAGAAAGATGGGATGGTTTTTAAAGGATCAAAGGTTGACCGGAGCCTGAGTTATGGCCGGTTGAACAATACTATAAGCGCCAATTCGCGAAGGCAGTTTCGGGGAATATCAACGGTTAACACTGGCACAAAGATGAATATTCCCACCACCAAATCAGCTCAGGTCACTGTCGCTGAGCAACCAAGCTCTGAACCGGACCTGATAGATACGCTGCTATCCCCTGTACATCAAAACGACCCTGAACAAATCAGACAACAACAGATCAAAAAACGTAAAAAATCCCGCGGATTACACTTATGA
- a CDS encoding copper chaperone: METLNFKTSIKDKEGVTVVTPFLNNLKHVDGWNIDLSDSDKLLTVQTTDNRIGENVIEAVIQAGFSAEAVGRP, encoded by the coding sequence ATGGAAACGCTAAATTTCAAGACCAGCATAAAAGATAAAGAGGGCGTCACCGTAGTGACACCCTTTCTAAATAATTTGAAGCATGTAGATGGTTGGAACATCGATCTTTCCGACTCTGACAAGCTGCTTACAGTCCAAACTACCGACAACAGGATTGGAGAAAATGTTATCGAAGCAGTTATTCAGGCCGGATTTAGCGCGGAGGCGGTTGGAAGGCCGTAA
- a CDS encoding substrate-binding domain-containing protein, with the protein MRNLVHIIGFLLLANQAYPQTDTLFVYGPGGPSAAIKECADIFSKETRIPVVVNSGPETKWIERAKKDADVVFGGSEYMLTQFAADHRGLLDETTRIELYKRSAAILVRPGNPKKIKMFVDLAKPGVRLLDVNGAGQLGMWEDIAGKFDVIAGIQHNIKSSFSNTALGIEAWKSDTTYDAWITYKTWHFPLKEITQLIEIPNQATVFRGTPIALTLKGKDGPDGKRFLDFLRSSAGHRVFQRWGWE; encoded by the coding sequence ATGAGAAATTTGGTTCATATCATAGGTTTTCTGCTGCTAGCCAATCAAGCTTATCCGCAAACTGATACCCTATTTGTATACGGTCCGGGCGGGCCTTCGGCAGCGATAAAGGAATGTGCGGATATTTTCTCGAAAGAAACTCGAATACCTGTCGTAGTTAATTCTGGCCCTGAAACTAAATGGATAGAAAGGGCCAAAAAAGATGCTGACGTTGTATTTGGTGGCTCCGAGTATATGCTCACGCAATTTGCTGCTGATCATCGGGGGCTGCTGGATGAGACAACCAGAATTGAGCTTTACAAGCGCAGTGCAGCAATTCTGGTTCGCCCAGGGAACCCTAAGAAAATTAAGATGTTTGTTGATCTGGCCAAACCGGGTGTCAGGCTATTGGACGTGAATGGAGCTGGACAGTTGGGGATGTGGGAGGACATTGCTGGCAAATTCGATGTGATCGCCGGAATACAGCACAATATCAAATCTTCATTCTCGAACACCGCCCTGGGTATCGAAGCCTGGAAATCGGACACGACTTACGACGCTTGGATTACATATAAAACATGGCATTTTCCATTGAAGGAAATCACCCAATTGATCGAAATCCCAAATCAGGCCACAGTTTTTAGAGGTACCCCTATTGCTTTGACATTGAAAGGCAAGGACGGTCCCGACGGCAAACGCTTCCTGGATTTTCTAAGAAGTTCGGCAGGGCATCGGGTATTTCAGCGTTGGGGTTGGGAATAG
- a CDS encoding molybdate ABC transporter substrate-binding protein codes for MRNYIILIILTISIMIDNQAKAQEHNFDPPWNKPPTDGLQFTVKGIDNVPDLYGDITDPELTIFFAGNQFMVIDELLAEFKKAYPAYNRIFAETLPPGILAKQIKEGSITIGNMHISHKPDVYTAGKTRIEEFAPLFNRTEAYAGNKLAIMVQKGNPLNIKGLKDLGRSDVKVSMPNPEWEGIGKRIEDAYVKAGGQALKEQIMKEKVAAKTTFLTQIHHRQTPMRILYGQSQAGPVWYSEAFYQKMIGHPLELVSIPDSENIEATYMAGKLREAPHPKAASDFMDFLVSAKAREIYHKYGFTDLNK; via the coding sequence ATGAGAAACTACATCATTTTGATCATATTAACAATCAGTATCATGATTGATAATCAAGCAAAAGCACAGGAGCACAACTTCGATCCGCCGTGGAATAAACCCCCAACAGACGGCCTGCAATTTACCGTGAAAGGAATTGACAATGTACCAGACTTATATGGCGATATAACAGACCCGGAACTGACGATATTTTTCGCTGGTAATCAATTCATGGTCATTGACGAATTACTGGCAGAGTTCAAAAAGGCATATCCTGCCTATAACAGGATATTTGCGGAGACTTTGCCGCCCGGGATATTGGCCAAACAAATTAAAGAAGGCTCAATTACGATCGGTAACATGCACATATCACATAAGCCGGATGTATATACAGCAGGGAAAACGCGCATCGAAGAGTTCGCTCCGCTTTTCAACCGGACCGAGGCGTATGCCGGAAATAAGTTAGCAATCATGGTGCAAAAAGGGAATCCGCTCAATATAAAGGGACTTAAAGACCTGGGGCGTAGCGATGTAAAAGTAAGTATGCCAAATCCAGAGTGGGAAGGTATCGGAAAACGGATTGAAGACGCTTATGTAAAAGCAGGCGGCCAAGCACTGAAAGAGCAAATAATGAAAGAAAAGGTAGCCGCGAAAACTACATTTTTAACGCAGATCCACCATCGGCAGACTCCCATGAGAATACTTTATGGACAATCCCAGGCAGGTCCGGTTTGGTACTCAGAGGCGTTCTACCAAAAGATGATCGGACATCCGTTGGAATTGGTCAGCATTCCGGATAGCGAGAATATTGAAGCAACTTACATGGCAGGTAAACTGCGGGAAGCGCCGCATCCCAAAGCGGCGTCAGATTTTATGGATTTTCTGGTGAGCGCTAAGGCCAGGGAAATTTACCACAAGTATGGTTTTACCGATTTAAACAAATAG